One part of the Quercus lobata isolate SW786 chromosome 7, ValleyOak3.0 Primary Assembly, whole genome shotgun sequence genome encodes these proteins:
- the LOC115953640 gene encoding IQ domain-containing protein IQM3-like has protein sequence MKVQVQSLELQSKRASSSSSSSSFPFSLDEMGVPSSSSSGLICPDFRSSDPLDSPSSTTDESLTKKKKKRMSDVESTLAVVEEEEEEKESEAHAPESACPASDAAVRLQKVYRSYRTRRRLADSAVVAEELWWQVIDFARQSHNTISFFNFSKPESLASKWNRISLNAARVGKGLSKDARAQKLAFQHWIEAIDPRHRYGHSLHYYYEEWCKADAGQPFFYWLDAGEGKELDLKECSRSKLRQQCIKYLGPQEREHYEYIIVERKIIHKQTGDLLDTTQDSQSAKWIFVMSTTKKLYVGRKKKGVFHHSSFLAGGATLAAGRLVAEQGILKSVSPYSGHYRPTDDSLDSFLSLLKENGLNLDEIQVCKANEDMDAYDEGKLNGNETLVEGSTKSKTQELEIPDEEEKPPSPESTESSQTETKNIYERTLSGGLQSPRAEVPKTAILQRINSKKAAKSYQLGNQLSCKWSSGAGPRIGCVADYPVELRQHALEFVSLSPRTPPTPSAFRRMAGLASPTASISHHQSDISNGDGTSAD, from the exons ATGAAGGTTCAAGTTCAAAGCTTGGAGCTCCAGTCAAAgcgagcttcttcttcttcttcttcttcttcatttcctttctctctcgACGAAATGGGTGTGCCATCTTCGTCGTCTTCGGGTCTCATTTGCCCGGACTTTCGGAGCTCCGACCCGCTTGACTCACCCTCCTCCACCACCGACGAGTCActgacgaagaagaagaagaagaggatgtCTGACGTGGAGTCCACGCTCGcagtggtggaggaggaggaggaggagaaggagtCTGAGGCTCACGCGCCGGAAAGCGCGTGTCCCGCGTCGGACGCGGCTGTGAGGTTGCAGAAAGTGTACCGGAGTTACCGTACGAGGCGTAGGTTAGCGGACTCCGCTGTTGTCGCTGAAGAGCTCTG GTGGCAAGTGATAGACTTTGCTAGACAGAGCCACAATACGAtatctttctttaatttctccAAGCCAGAAAGTTTGGCTTCCAAGTGGAATCGGATTAGTTTGAATGCTGCaagg GTTGGCAAGGGTTTGTCCAAAGATGCCAGAGCACAGAAATTGGCTTTTCAGCATTGGATTGAAGCT ATTGATCCGAGGCATCGATATGGGCATAGCTTGCATTATTACTATGAAGAGTGGTGCAAAGCCGATGCTGGTCAGCCATTTTTCTACTG GTTGGATGCTGGAGAAGGCAAAGAGCTTGATCTCAAAGAATGCTCAAGATCAAAGCTGCGACAACAATGCATCAAGTATCTTGGACCT CAAGAGAGGGAACATTATGAATACATCATTGTTGAAAGGAAAATAATTCACAAGCAAACTGGAGATCTCCTTGATACTACCCAAGATTCACAATCAGCCAAGTGGATATTCGTCATGAGCACCACCAAGAAACTGTATGTTGGTCGG aaaaagaaaggagtaTTCCATCATTCTAGCTTCTTAGCTGGAGGAGCTACGTTAGCTGCTGGAAGGCTAGTGGCAGAGCAAGGAATTCTTAAG TCCGTATCTCCATACAGTGGACATTACCGACCAACAGATGACAGCCTTGACAGCTTTTTATCCCTTCTCAAGGAAAATGGGCTGAACCTTGATGAAATTCAG GTATGCAAAGCCAATGAAGATATGGATGCCTATGATGAGGGCAAACTCAATGGGAATGAGACTTTAGTTGAAGGTTCGACGAAATCAAAAACTCAAGAACTCGAAATTCCAGATGAAGAAGAGAAACCCCCATCCCCAGAATCAACTGAATCTTCTCAAACTGAAACCAAAAACATTTACGAAAGGACACTGTCTGGTGGTCTTCAGAGCCCGAGAGCTGAGGTTCCCAAGACTGCAATATTGCAACGAATCAATTCCAAGAAGGCAGCAAAATCATACCAATTAGGCAATCAGCTCTCATGTAAGTGGTCAAGTGGAGCTGGACCAAGAATTGGTTGTGTCGCTGACTACCCTGTAGAACTGAGGCAACATGCCTTGGAGTTTGTTAGCCTGTCTCCAAGAACTCCACCCACACCATCAGCCTTCAGGCGAATGGCTGGTCTTGCATCACCTACTGCATCTATATCTCACCACCAGTCGGATATCAGTAATGGTGATGGGACCTCTGCTGATTAA
- the LOC115952037 gene encoding uncharacterized protein LOC115952037 encodes MEILYGAMSDGERRLTVREFLHCYRPDEIDRSRGLYRFASRGPLLKIIFETPDSNKDWKSRYFFMEGDRWMNRPGETEYMPVDTTWGIINQSRRRRPQVSLEEFSFLEKICRKTKPEERTWAKLVNPKTIHWYCDGPEPTREAIAYDDRIHKQMDDAKRRAMIKSLAVEQKKTGEIVVPNVAGSSAKRKQLPKSDRPHKQPKVSMEPVVGLMAEGAKTVTQVKHGVGKGLMNAPPVNEEKPPPLLRDDSKFALEKLSSIISAEDYEDLGNHSTEAMGETGLFAVGQSLVMMKGLMDRCLNREAALERVRLKAGQTEEELSQLHKWKSTMEQKFELSEMTRKELEQKTEEAGKALKGKDDELKDLKKKLRQAREVAVKEYRDSEALLKELGGSFLQGFDDALRQIKKAYPDLDVSMITLTDQDQTFAVPVASENTEDLFGENAVQGDGESAVPNEVPVADPKKAD; translated from the exons atggagattctTTATGGTGCAATGTCAGATGGAGAAAGGAGATTGACGgtccgtgaatttcttcactgttaccgtCCTGATGAGATTGATAGATCAAGGGGGTTGTACCGTTTTGCTAGTCGGGGTCCCCTGTTGAAGATTATCTTTGAAACCCCAGACTCAAATAaagactggaagagtcgctaCTTCTTCATGGagggtgacagatggatgaaccgtccaggaGAGACGGAGTATATGCCCGTCGATACAACTTGGGGAATAATAAATCAATCGC GTAGACGGCGCCCGCAGGTTAGCCTCGAGGAATTTAGTTTCCTTGAAAAGATTTGCAGGAAAACTAAGCCGGAGGAAAGGACCTGGGCTAAGTTAGTGAATCCAAAGACAAtacactggtattgtgacggtccagaacctaCCCGTGAGGCCATTGCATACGACGATagaatacacaaac AAATGGATGACGCCAAGAGAAGGGCAATGATAAAATCTCTCgccgtcgagcaaaagaagacgggtgagATCGTGGTGCCCAATGTGGCGGGGTCATCGGCTAAAAGGAAGCAGCTCCCAAAATCTGACCGTCCACACAAGCAGCCAAAGGTGTCAATGGAACCTGTGGTGGGCTTAATGGCTGAGGGTGCTAAGACCGTCACCCAAGTTAAACATGGGGTCGGTAAGGGCCTAATGAATGCCCCACCCGTCAACGAGGAGAAACCCCCTCCCCTTCTCCGTGACGACTCGAAGTTCGCTTTGGAGAAGCTTTCGTCCATAATTTCTGCAGAGGACTATGAGGATCTGGGGAATCACTCgacggaggcaatgggggagacggggttATTCGCCGTCGGACAG tccttggttatgatgaagggcttgatggaccgTTGCCTCAACCGTGAAGCGGCTTTGGAACGGGTACGGTTAAAAGCTGGGCAGACGGAGGAGGAGCTTAGCCAGCTGCACAAGTGGAAGTCCACAATGGAGCAGAAATTTGAACTCTCAGAGATGACGAGAAAAGAGCTTGAACAGAAGACGGAGgaagctgggaaggccttgaaggGAAAAGATGATGAATTaaaggatttgaagaagaaactccGTCAGGCCAGGGAGGTCGCCGTCAAAGAGTATCGCGACTCGGAGGCTTTGCTGAAGGAGCTGGggggatcgttccttcaaggctttgacGATGCACTCCGTCAGATAAAAAAGGCCTACCCAGATCTGGACGTGTCCATGATAACACTTACTGATCAAGACCAGACGTTTGCTGTACCCGTCGCTTCCGAAAATACTGAAGATCTTTTCGGTGAAAATGCTGTCCAGGGAGACGGGGAGTCCGCTGTGCCGAATGAGGTGCCTGTTGCCGACCCCAAGAAAGCAGACTAA
- the LOC115953464 gene encoding 60S acidic ribosomal protein P2-like — MKVIAAYLLAVLGGNTTPSAEDIKNILGSVGAEADDDKIELLLSQVKGKDITELIAAGREKLASVPSGGAAAVAVAVAGGADTGATAAAAAPAAAESKKEEKEESEEEDGGLFGLFD, encoded by the exons ATGAAGGTGATCGCTGCGTATTTGCTTGCTGTGTTGGGAGGGAACACCACCCCTTCTGCTGAAGACATCAAGAACATTCTCGGCTCTG TTGGTGCTGAAGCTGATGATGACAAGATTGAGCTTCTTCTTTCACAAGTTAAGGGAAAAGACATAACAGAACTTATTGCTGCTGGGCGAGAGAAGCTGGCCTCAGTGCCTTCTGGTGGTGCTGCTGCAGTTGCAGTGGCAGTTGCAGGTGGTGCTGATACTGGTGCCACTGCTGCTGCCGCTGCTCCTGCTGCTGCTGAGTCtaagaaagaggaaaaggagGAGTCAGAGGAGGAAGAT GGTGGTCTCTTTGGTCTCTTTGATTAA
- the LOC115953401 gene encoding monodehydroascorbate reductase, seedling isozyme-like: protein MAVKSFKYVIVGGGVSAGYAAREFAKQGVKPGELAIISKEAVAPYERPALSKAYLFPESPARLPGFHVCVGSGGERLLPEWYKEKGIELILSTEIVKADLAAKTLISAAGETFNYQILIIATGSSVIRLTDFGVQGADAKNIYYLREVDDADKLVEAIKAKKNGKVVIVGGGYIGLELSAVMKINNLDVSMVYPEPWCMPRLFTADIAAFYEGFYKNKGIQIIKGTVAVGFTADSNGEVKEVKLKDGRVLEADIVVVGVGGRPLTTLFKGQVEEEKGGIKTDSFFKTSVPNVYAVGDVATFPLKLYKELRRVEHVDHARKSAEQAAKAIKASEEGKTIEVYDYLPFFYSRSFDLSWQFYGDNVGDTVIFGDNNPESPKPKFGSYWIKDGKVLGAFLEGGTPEENKAIAKVARVQPPVENLDVLSKEGLSFACKI, encoded by the exons GTGGCACCTTATGAACGTCCTGCACTTAGCAAGGCCTACCTATTCCCTGAGT CTCCTGCCAGACTCCCTGGGTTCCATGTATGTGTTGGAAGTGGAGGAGAGAGATTGCTTCCAGAGTGGTACAAAGAGAAAG GAATAGAATTGATCCTCAGCACAGAAATAGTTAAAGCAGATCTTGCTGCCAAAACTCTGATTAGTGCTGCTGGAGAAACTTTCAATTATCAGATTTTGATTATTGCAACTGGTTCATCA GTTATCAGGTTGACAGATTTTGGCGTACAAGGAGCCGATGCCAAAAACATCTACTACTTGAGAGAAGTTGATGATGCTGATAAGCTTGTAGAAGCTATCAAAGcaaagaagaatgggaaggtTGTGATTGTTGGAGGAGGCTATATTGGTCTTGAGCTTAGTGCGGTTATGAAAATCAACAATTTGGATGTCAGCATGGTTTACCCTGAACCATGGTGCA TGCCTCGGCTTTTCACTGCTGATATAGCTGCTTTCTATGAGggtttttataaaaacaaaggaaTCCAAATTATCAAGGGAACAGTTGCTGTTGGGTTTACAGCTGATTCAAATGGAGAG GTAAAGGAAGTGAAGCTTAAGGATGGCAGGGTGCTAGAAGCTgacattgttgttgttggtgttgGGGGAAGGCCTCTTACAACATTATTCAAAGGTCAGGTTGAAGAGGAGAAAGGTGGCATTAAG ACTGACTCATTCTTCAAAACAAGCGTTCCTAATGTATATGCTGTAGGCGATGTGGCCACTTTCCCTTTGAAATTGTACAAGGAGTTGAGAAGAGTTGAACATGTTGACCATGCACGCAAATCTGCTGAGCAGGCTGCGAAG GCCATCAAGGCAAGTGAGGAGGGGAAAACAATTGAGGTGTATGACTACCTTCCATTCTTCTATTCTCGCTCATTTGATCTGTCATGGCAATTCTATGGTGACAATGTTGGTGACACAGTGATATTTGGAGACAATAACCCAGAATCTCCGAAGCCCAAGTTCGGATCATACTGGATCAAAGATGGGAAGGTATTGGGAGCTTTCCTGGAGGGTGGGACTCCTGAGGAAAACAAGGCAATAGCCAAAGTTGCAAGGGTGCAACCTCCTGTTGAGAATTTGGATGTGCTATCAAAGGAGGGTCTTTCCTTTGCTTGCAAGATATGA